The window TCTAAGGCTAGCTGGGCTGGTCGAGGAGGGGCTTGGAGATTTCCCCGAGCGAGGGGTCGACAGCTGACTGCCTGCGTTGCCGTTAACTGTTGGTGcagcaaaatttaaaacaagaaaaaaataaaaataaaaaaataataaaacaaatataaagttgTTGCCTTCTGTGAGTCTTTAAATACtgaaatcttaaataaaatgtgattttaaaaaaaagttgaattcttTAAAGATCTATAGAAACACACTCACCTGAACCAGGGGATGACGGGGATTTGCTTCTGCGGGAAAAGCCTCCACTTTTGGGGGAACAGCGACCTTGCATTGAGGAGATCCGTCCATATGAGGAAGACTTGGCCACTCTGCATTCTGGAAGTAAAGATGAAATACACTAATGTAGCTAATTTTATCAAATCTTATGAAAATATCCACAATGGTATTGAATACATTTGCAAACAtaggttaaaaatgaaacattaaaccACAAATGTATTAAACAAGGAGGAAAAGGggaaagataaataaaacaaaaactttaaaaagtagcatttttggtgtttttttttctttttattttattttttttattgcactttGTTGTTCCATGAAGCTTTACTGTTGCACTTACCAGTTTCATCCAAGTTAAAGTCATCTTGATAGCGGAATTTTTCCGGCCCACAAGCAATAAATATGTCATCTTCCCCAAAAAAGTCTTGCAGACAAGTGACCTGGAAAAGAacatagttttatttatgtacaagcaaaaatgtattttttgattgAATACAATTTAAGCTGTCTACTactaataaactttaaaaagggaTAAACTGTAAACTTAGCTGTTAAATATGTTCTCAAATCCAGACAAGtacaaaagtacatttatatCTAATAGAAgctggaaaaaacagaaaacagctaATAGGTAAAACACTAGGGAggaattattgttttttctttaagtaagTTGTCTTTCTTCATCCCAGAGAAAGGCATaccccttttttaaaattataaatcctCATTGTGAGATTGTGTTGTTCAACAACACAGCTAACTCCCAACAAACCATGTTCAATACTAGCTGTGCAACAGGAAGGCTaatttttcatccattttccaaatccACTTCACTCCTTTTGGGTTTGCTgggatgccggagcctatcccagtcacTGCTGTTGAaaaaaggtggggtacaccacGGATGGTTCGAAAAACCACCCACAAACAGACAAggacacactcacattcacatctGAAGCCTCGTTCACACCGACTTAGGCAATGGTCATTACAGTGACAACTATCAATGAAAAGTATTTGTAAATTCCAATAATATGTCATTTCGGGCTAACACATTAAACACTTCCACGTTCAACCATTGCTCTGCAAgtttctactgtttttgttttttggctctatgtacaaaacatgcaTGAACTGAATGTGAGTTCCAAGTTGAAccaggttaaactttgaccaatcagggactaggATTTGGTGGTAACGTCTTGATGGCGTCCTTATTAATTCatagaagtgccaactgtttgcaattgatcatggaggagaaatagTTTAGGGTTGAGACAGTTCAGTGTCAACACGCTTTTagtgcattcttgaacgtgcatcaGATGCACATATAAGGACaggaatgaggaaaaaagaggCAAACTTGACATTTGACCTTCTTTTAAATGGTGGCACATACATAACTGGAGAGTAAAATACCTACAAAAGTAGGAACAAAAACATAGTAATGAAACTTTGCTACTGTTGCTGTTTTATAAACACTGCTATTCTCTGCTAGCACAATGACTCAGCACATCCATTAAGAATAGCACCCtcttgacacacacacacaaacaaacacactccAGGAGCATCCTGTGCAAATATTGATCATCAGGGTCTATGATTTCCAGAAGCACGAGAGCAGCTGCTGATAGTCATCTCAGAAGAATACCTATGGAAGACGTccaaacaacaggagctaattGATGCAGGCCATGCCAAACACCATAATACTGTTACTCAAGAAGCACTTAAGTGAGAACAAAACAAAGGTGCTTTTACAGGCAGAAGCTCTAAGTGCAGGAGGTGGAAGCTAAATAAGAATATCATGTGAGAGGATTCCAGCTGATCTAGATCCATTAAGCAGAAGTTTGGTGTAGTTTATCTGTTAAACATAGCAATCAGATCAGCTTGAAGTGACAGCAATGAGACGGGCCGACTTTTATTCTGGAAGTCAGATTTATGGGGACATCCTTGAAGCAGGAATGAATCATGGTAAAGCCCACAGCATGCTCCATTTAATGAGGGGAAAAACACTTTCTATAATGTTCTAATAGAGGATCGTGTGATACAGTAGGACTTAATGTAAAGTGGCTCACATTAGGTTTGAATGAATTCctgactgaaaatttgttccggattatcgggAGAGATGAACTCTGActcactttaagtgaaccaaatgtgtccagtctgaatataccttgttttcactgagcggtttgttttcacggcgcatgtgtggtgtagaccgctagcgtgtcattgtagtgtgacGACTAGAGAAgcagcaacaatggaggtcatccagcagctcgtcttttttcttgctttactttttatgcAACAGAAAACGTTGGAATTGCTAGCTTAACATTTTCGAATGtcctcatcactttctgccaatcaacggatGGCTACAGTGACTCCGCCCCTACCGTCTCGTTCTATtcttctatggacctacaacggatgggaACCTCAAAAAGTATGATTCaatactgtttaatgggtcacGCTCTAAATACCGGACCGAAccgtactggaccgctcagtggaaacagcTTAACATTCCTTCTAAACATGGCTAACAGAATCAATTCTGcatgtattaatattcattttcaaatgttctgaGACATGATCATTAAATTGAGACACATTTCCAACAACGTATACCACTCTTGGCTTAGCCTGTAAACATCTCAGGCTGTggttgattaattaaaaaaaaaaaaacacccaaaatagTTTCACATTTGTTCTCTCGGTTCTGGAAGTCATAATTCAATTGTGTGCCTCTACATCTTCTGAAAATAAGTCAAACGTTCAAAGGACAAGTGTCATTTCTGAACCATAATCTATTTCTCTACCCAATNNNNNNNNNNNNNNNNNNNNNNNNNNNNNNNNNNNNNNNNNNNNNNNNNNNNNNNNNNNNNNNNNNNNNNNNNNNNNNNNNNNNNNNNNNNNNNNNNNNNNNNNNNNNNNNNNNNNNNNNNNNNNNNNNNNNNNNNNNNNNNNNNNNNNNNNNNNNNNNNNNNNNNNNNNNNNNNNNNNNNNNNNNNNNNNNNNNNNNNNNNNNNNNNNNNNNNNNNNNNNNNNNNNNNNNNNNNNNNNNNNNNNNNNNNNNNNNNNNNNNNNNNNNNNNNNNNNNNNNNNNNNNNNNNNNNNNNNNNNNNNNNNNNNNNNNNNNNNNNNNNNNNNNNNNNNNNNNNNNNNNNNNNNNNNNNNNNNNNNNNNNNNNNNNNNNNNNNNNNNNNNNNNNNNNNNNNNNNNNNNNNNNNNNNNNNNNNNNNNNNNNNNNNNNNNNNNNNNNNNNNNNNNNNNNNNNNNNNNNNNNNNNNNNNNNNNNNNNNNNNNNNNNNNNNNNNNNNNNNNNNNNNNNNNNNNNNNNNNNNNNNNNNNNNNNNNNNNNNNNNNNNNNNNNNNNNNNNNNNNNNNNNNNNNNNNNNNNNNNNNNNNNNNNNNNNNNNNNNNNNNNNNNNNNNNNNNNNNNNNNNNNNNNNNNNNNNNNNNNNNNNNNNNNNNNNNNNNNNNNNNNNNNNNNNNNNNNNNNNNNNNNNNNNNNNNNNNNNNNNNNNNNNNNNNNNNNNNNNNNNNNNNNNNNNNNNNNNNNNNNNNNNNNNNNNNNNNNNNNNNNNNNNNNNNNNNNNNNNNNNNNNNNNNNNNNNNNNNNNNNNNNNNNNNNNNNNNNNNNNNNNNNNNNNNNNNNNNNNNNNNNNNNNNNNNNNNNNNNNNNNNNNNNNNNNNNNNNNNNNNNNNNNNNNNNNNNNNNNNNNNNNNNNNNNNNNNNNNNNNNNNNNNNNNNNNNNNNNNNNNNNNNNNNNNNNNNNNNNNNNNNNNNNNNNNNNNNNNNNNNNNNNNNNNNNNNNNNNNNNNNNNNNNNNNNNNNNNNNNNNNNNNNNNNNNNNNNNNNNNNNNNNNNNNNNNNNNNNNNNNNNNNNNNNNNNNNNNNNNNNNNNNNNNNNNNNNNNNNNNNNNNNNNNNNNNNNNNNNNNNNNNNNNNNNNNNNNNNNNNNNNNNNNNNNNNNNNNNNNNNNNNNNNNNNNNNNNNNNNNNNNNTAGAAACCTACTTCTCATAATACATTTAGCAGTATTCCCAGCTGACATCAGACCTACTCAGTTGCCCCTCTACAAGGGTAAAGAAGAAGTTTTCCAACACATGAATGATCAAAAACTATCATTTAATAAGGATAATTATACTCAAATGTTTTGGAAACAGTAGCATAAAAAGTAAATCACTGTTAACAAATAATGTCTCAAAAATTGTTGAAtaaggcagaaaaaaatggacatAAAATTACTGAAgtcttagaaaaaaaggaactttttgggttcattgactgtacatgaaaactggactgagttacccctcccccctcacgttccaaataggaagtacctgcttgTCCCAAAAAGCTGAAATCCCAAGACATCTATAGAGAAACAGCTCCTCGGTCATTATGATTGTCAAAATATCTGATATGTGTTTTTACAATATTCttgcaaaatttttttttttcagattttttagcacaagttattcaagctataaactgaccaatcagatgcctcaatcaAAGTAGGTGGTCTCGCAttgaaaaaagcatttgattgacagattctcctgagcccgctttcagtggaaggggtgtggccttctaacatgctcactaCTGGTTGGAGAGATTGGTTCCCATAGAAATATAGACTAATGGAACATTCACAACGGACACGAATTGTGCGCCAAGGGAGTCAAGTTTCAATATTAAGTCAATGTGTCAGGTGCGGCACAGAGAGCTTGACGCACCGTGTCAACCAATCAGCTTTCGGCATTTGATGTATTCAGTGACTCAGTCAAAGGGtagaaaagaaaatccaaaatggcagcTCAATGTGGCTTTTCGTCATCCATTTTCCTAACCCGCTGGGACAGCGGAGTTGCCAGAGACTGTCCCGGATACTGTTTCGCAAAATCGGGCCACATATAGATGGGAGTAACTTACATGGCCGTCATCCAGGGGCGGCTTTCACTGCAGCAGTGAAGTACATCTCACCGGAgagactgaatgatctggtgaacccagacatggtgACGTGGttgcctctgtagagctctccaaaacgtGTAAACCAAAGATAATgactcaacatcatccatgttttccatgatatgGCAActaatgaagtccagaaaaccGTTGGCGGTTGCTCCCCTGCAGTGGT is drawn from Oryzias melastigma strain HK-1 unplaced genomic scaffold, ASM292280v2 sc01451, whole genome shotgun sequence and contains these coding sequences:
- the LOC112139868 gene encoding serine/threonine-protein kinase DCLK1-like — protein: MVTCLQDFFGEDDIFIACGPEKFRYQDDFNLDETECRVAKSSSYGRISSMQGRCSPKSGGFSRRSKSPSSPGSVNGNAGSQLSTPRSGKSPSPSSTSPASLRRRQGSPCSGSSLSLASTKICSSMDDDGSGVE